Proteins encoded in a region of the Populus nigra chromosome 3, ddPopNigr1.1, whole genome shotgun sequence genome:
- the LOC133689977 gene encoding uncharacterized protein LOC133689977, protein MSGAPRVRSMNVADSEARPVLGPTGNTKAGPLTSARKPASKQLRKDGKSPEEAKLGEEKKVLTVPTVGNLSPKSLSGNFSSVLRRHEQLLHSNLSLNASCSSDASTDSFHSRASTGRLIRSNNVGTRRKQYVSKPRSVVSDGGLESLPSSDGSQSKKSCAWVTPNTDPYYTAFHDEEWGLPVHDDRKLFELLVLSGALAELTWPAILSKRHMFREVFADFDPIAVSKFNEKKIIAPGSTAASLLSELKLRAIIENARQISKVIDEFGSFDKYIWSFVNYKPIVSRFRYPRQVPAKTPKADAISKDLVRRGFRSVGPTVIYSFMQVAGVTNDHLISCFRFQECIDAAEGKEENGIKSEDVKTDDIMESKVSISIDELSFSSE, encoded by the exons ATGTCAGGAGCTCCAAGAGTGAGGTCAATGAATGTGGCTGACTCTGAGGCTAGGCCTGTGTTAGGACCTACTGGAAACACTAAGGCAGGGCCATTGACGAGTGCTCGGAAACCTGCCTCAAAGCAATTAAGAAAGGATGGGAAATCGCCTGAGGAGGCTAAATTAGGGGAAGAGAAGAAAGTCCTTACGGTGCCCACTGTCGGTAATTTATCCCCCAAATCACTTTCTGGCAATTTTTCTTCAGTGCTTCGCCGCCATGAACAGTTGTTGCATTCGAATTTGTCACTAAATGCTTCTTGTTCATCCGATGCCTCCACTGATTCATTTCATAGCCGAGCATCTACTGGGAGGTTGATTCGGTCAAATAATGTAGGGACTAGAAGGAAGCAGTATGTTTCAAAGCCAAGAAGTGTTGTTTCTGATGGGGGTTTAGAATCTCTACCTTCTTCTGATGGTTCACAGTCCAAGAAAAGTTGTGCCTGGGTGACACCAAATACTG ATCCATATTATACCGCTTTCCATGATGAAGAATGGGGACTCCCAGTACATGATGACAG GAAGTTGTTTGAGCTTCTTGTCCTTTCAGGTGCTTTGGCTGAACTTACCTGGCCTGCTATTCTAAGTAAAAGGCACATGTTTAG GGAAGTTTTTGCAGATTTTGATCCAATTGCAGTCTCAAAATTTAATGAGAAGAAGATCATAGCACCTGGAAGCACCGCAGCTTCCCTGTTATCAGAGCTTAAGCTCCGTGCAATCATTGAGAATGCTCGCCAAATATCCAAG GTCATTGATGAGTTTGGGTCATTTGACAAGTATATTTGGAGCTTTGTGAACTACAAGCCTATAGTTAGCAGATTCCGGTATCCTCGACAGGTCCCTGCGAAAACTCCCAAAGCAGATGCGATAAGCAAGGACCTTGTAAGAAGAGGGTTCCGCTCTGTGGGGCCCACAGTCATCTACTCGTTCATGCAGGTAGCAGGGGTAACAAACGATCACCTCATTAGTTGCTTCAGATTCCAGGAGTGTATAGATGCAGCagaagggaaagaagaaaatgGCATCAAGTCTGAAGATGTAAAAACCGATGACATCATGGAATCCAAAGTATCCATATCTATTGATGAATTGAGTTTCTCCTCGGAATGA
- the LOC133690211 gene encoding probable WRKY transcription factor 32 isoform X2: MAESESFEALEVQNNEQKRQGNEQNNGNFLEEEELEGDYIEEEEEEEEESQLSELQQPVELPSSPSSSTAILSKENDQHVGLKGNSALKTHVEAEFKEQVGLSHQEVLGSVTAQSAKAQTQNQLPPSACPTSSSELTLTSVTQPISSAPSPTPPEKRLSPPEVKNACIPEAGHQSSAKLKALHVPVARMSIPDGYSWRKYGQKQVKSPKGSRSYYKCTYSDCCAKKIECSDHSGCVIEIVNKGMHSHPPRKNNSTRESRSGLSVGPILQTTVTERTVRMLKDSEPVTLSIEPAQETLTVFERKRQSSSSLDENKETQIKEEDVGEPEPKRRLKKGNLECSRAVLKPGKKTKFVVHAAGDVGISGDGYRWRKYGQKMVKGNPHPRNYYRCTSAGCPVRKHIETAVDNTNAVIITYKGVHDHDMPVPKKRHGPPSAPLAAAAAAPASLSSLPIKKTDTLQNQVASTQWSVGKEGELTGETLDLGGEKEAAIESARTLLSIGFEIKPC; encoded by the exons ATGGCAGAGAGTGAGAGCTTCGAAGCTCTcgaagtgcaaaataatgaacAGAAACGACAAGGAAATGAACAAAACAACGGTAATTTTTTAGAAGAAGAGGAATTAGAAGGCGATTAtattgaggaggaggaggaggaggaggaggagagtcAACTCAGCGAGTTGCAGCAACCTGTCGAGTTGCCGAGTTCGCCGTCTTCTTCCACGGCGATACTATCGAAGGAGAATGATCAGCATGTGG GTTTGAAAGGAAATTCAGCATTGAAAACGCACGTGGAAGCTGAATTCAAG gagCAAGTAGGCTTGTCGCACCAGGAAGTTCTGGGAAGCGTAACAGCCCAGAGTGCTAAAGCCCAGACCCAAAATCAGCTTCCACCTTCTGCATGTCCAACTTCCTCGTCAGAACTAACACTAACTTCTGTTACACAACCTATATCATCTGCTCCAAGTCCAACTCCACCAGAAAAAAGATTGTCTCCCCCAGAGGTTAAGAATGCATGTATACCAGAAGCAGGGCACCAAAGTTCTGCCAAGCTTAAGGCTCTCCATGTTCCTGTAGCAAGAATGTCAATTCCAGATGGGTACAGCTGGCGGAAATATGGTCAGAAGCAAGTGAAGAGCCCTAAAGGTTCTCGAAGTTATTACAAGTGTACTTATTCTGACTGCTGTGCTAAAAAGATTGAATGTTCTGATCACTCAGGCTGTGTGATAGAGATTGTTAATAAAGGAATGCACAGTCATCCACCTCGCAAGAATAACAGCACGAGGGAAAGTAGGAGTGGATTATCTGTTGGGCCTATTTTGCAGACTACTGTAACTGAGCGTACTGTCAGAATGCTCAAGGATTCAGAACCAGTCACATTGTCAATAGAACCTGCACAAGAAACACTGacagtttttgaaagaaaacgACAGAGTTCAAGCAGCTTGGATGAGAACAAGGAAACTCAAATCAAAGAGGAGGATGTCGGTGAACCTGAGCCAAAACGAAG ATTGAAGAAGGGAAACTTAGAGTGTTCAAGGGCTGTTTtaaaacctggaaaaaaaactaaatttgtcGTGCATGCAGCAGGTGACGTGGGGATCTCAGGTGATGGATATAGATGGCGCAAGTATGGACAGAAGATGGTGAAGGGAAATCCCCATCCCAG GAACTATTATCGATGCACTTCTGCTGGATGTCCTGTCCGAAAGCACATTGAAACAGCGGTAGATAACACGAACGCTGTCATTATAACATATAAGGGAGTACATGACCATGACATGCCTGTACCAAAGAAGCGACATGGCCCACCAAGTGCTCcgcttgctgctgctgctgctgctcctgCATCCTTAAGCAGCTTGCCAATTAAGAAAACTGATACATTGCAAAACCAAGTTGCTTCAACCCAGTGGTCGGTGGGCAAAGAAGGCGAATTAACTGGTGAAACCCTTGATCTTGGGGGTGAGAAGGAGGCGGCGATAGAATCAGCTCGGACGCTTCTGAGCATTGGGTTTGAAATCAAACCTTGCTGA
- the LOC133690211 gene encoding probable WRKY transcription factor 32 isoform X1, with product MAESESFEALEVQNNEQKRQGNEQNNGNFLEEEELEGDYIEEEEEEEEESQLSELQQPVELPSSPSSSTAILSKENDQHVDDLAGLKGNSALKTHVEAEFKEQVGLSHQEVLGSVTAQSAKAQTQNQLPPSACPTSSSELTLTSVTQPISSAPSPTPPEKRLSPPEVKNACIPEAGHQSSAKLKALHVPVARMSIPDGYSWRKYGQKQVKSPKGSRSYYKCTYSDCCAKKIECSDHSGCVIEIVNKGMHSHPPRKNNSTRESRSGLSVGPILQTTVTERTVRMLKDSEPVTLSIEPAQETLTVFERKRQSSSSLDENKETQIKEEDVGEPEPKRRLKKGNLECSRAVLKPGKKTKFVVHAAGDVGISGDGYRWRKYGQKMVKGNPHPRNYYRCTSAGCPVRKHIETAVDNTNAVIITYKGVHDHDMPVPKKRHGPPSAPLAAAAAAPASLSSLPIKKTDTLQNQVASTQWSVGKEGELTGETLDLGGEKEAAIESARTLLSIGFEIKPC from the exons ATGGCAGAGAGTGAGAGCTTCGAAGCTCTcgaagtgcaaaataatgaacAGAAACGACAAGGAAATGAACAAAACAACGGTAATTTTTTAGAAGAAGAGGAATTAGAAGGCGATTAtattgaggaggaggaggaggaggaggaggagagtcAACTCAGCGAGTTGCAGCAACCTGTCGAGTTGCCGAGTTCGCCGTCTTCTTCCACGGCGATACTATCGAAGGAGAATGATCAGCATGTGG ATGATCTGGCAGGTTTGAAAGGAAATTCAGCATTGAAAACGCACGTGGAAGCTGAATTCAAG gagCAAGTAGGCTTGTCGCACCAGGAAGTTCTGGGAAGCGTAACAGCCCAGAGTGCTAAAGCCCAGACCCAAAATCAGCTTCCACCTTCTGCATGTCCAACTTCCTCGTCAGAACTAACACTAACTTCTGTTACACAACCTATATCATCTGCTCCAAGTCCAACTCCACCAGAAAAAAGATTGTCTCCCCCAGAGGTTAAGAATGCATGTATACCAGAAGCAGGGCACCAAAGTTCTGCCAAGCTTAAGGCTCTCCATGTTCCTGTAGCAAGAATGTCAATTCCAGATGGGTACAGCTGGCGGAAATATGGTCAGAAGCAAGTGAAGAGCCCTAAAGGTTCTCGAAGTTATTACAAGTGTACTTATTCTGACTGCTGTGCTAAAAAGATTGAATGTTCTGATCACTCAGGCTGTGTGATAGAGATTGTTAATAAAGGAATGCACAGTCATCCACCTCGCAAGAATAACAGCACGAGGGAAAGTAGGAGTGGATTATCTGTTGGGCCTATTTTGCAGACTACTGTAACTGAGCGTACTGTCAGAATGCTCAAGGATTCAGAACCAGTCACATTGTCAATAGAACCTGCACAAGAAACACTGacagtttttgaaagaaaacgACAGAGTTCAAGCAGCTTGGATGAGAACAAGGAAACTCAAATCAAAGAGGAGGATGTCGGTGAACCTGAGCCAAAACGAAG ATTGAAGAAGGGAAACTTAGAGTGTTCAAGGGCTGTTTtaaaacctggaaaaaaaactaaatttgtcGTGCATGCAGCAGGTGACGTGGGGATCTCAGGTGATGGATATAGATGGCGCAAGTATGGACAGAAGATGGTGAAGGGAAATCCCCATCCCAG GAACTATTATCGATGCACTTCTGCTGGATGTCCTGTCCGAAAGCACATTGAAACAGCGGTAGATAACACGAACGCTGTCATTATAACATATAAGGGAGTACATGACCATGACATGCCTGTACCAAAGAAGCGACATGGCCCACCAAGTGCTCcgcttgctgctgctgctgctgctcctgCATCCTTAAGCAGCTTGCCAATTAAGAAAACTGATACATTGCAAAACCAAGTTGCTTCAACCCAGTGGTCGGTGGGCAAAGAAGGCGAATTAACTGGTGAAACCCTTGATCTTGGGGGTGAGAAGGAGGCGGCGATAGAATCAGCTCGGACGCTTCTGAGCATTGGGTTTGAAATCAAACCTTGCTGA